In Candidatus Margulisiibacteriota bacterium, the genomic stretch ATTGTTTATGCTGGAACGCCAGAGGCTCCTGTCAAGCTAATCAGAGTTACGTCTGTTCGACCGCTTGCTGATTATAAGTTGTTTTTAGGATTTTCTACTGGCGAGCAAAAAATTTATGATTGCGCTAATCTGTTAGACAAACCTGTTTTTCGGCCGCTAAAAGACAAGGCTGTTTTTGACAGCGTCTACCTTGATGGCGGCGCGCCTGTCTGGAATAACGGCGAAATAGACATTGACCCGGAATGTTTGTACGAAAATAGCAAAGATATTTAAAGACGATTTAGGTTTATTTGATAATGCGGCAAACAGCGGCGGCTACAACCCAGATGACGACGCCGCGCTGCTCAATGAAGCCAACCAGCGCAGGTAGAGATCGCGGGGCGGCTGTGTGGTATAAAATTAAGTAAGGAGTAATTATGTACGCGGTCAAAGGCATATATGACGGAAAAACAGTTCAGCTCGGTGATCCTGTGCCGGTAAAAGAAAAATATGATGTGTTGATTACGTTCTTAAATCCGGTAGACCTTAACGGCGGCCAGCACAAAGGCCAATCCGGGAAAAAATTGTCTGACCGTTTTGCTGGCGCACTGCGCTTGTCTGATGCGCAGTATACTGATTTTCAAAAATCAATTAGCGAAAGCAGAAAAGAATGGCACAGAGATATTTACTAGACACAAACATTGTTATTGGTTATTTACGCAAAGAACTACCCGATACAGGGATGACGTATGTTTCAAATATCGTTGACAAAATTCCTAATATTTCGGCAATTTCAAAAATTGAAATTTTGCGGTTTAATACAACACCAGAGAATTATCGGGTTTTGGCTGATTTTGTTGCCGAAGCCGCAAT encodes the following:
- a CDS encoding DUF2442 domain-containing protein encodes the protein MVYAGTPEAPVKLIRVTSVRPLADYKLFLGFSTGEQKIYDCANLLDKPVFRPLKDKAVFDSVYLDGGAPVWNNGEIDIDPECLYENSKDI
- a CDS encoding type II toxin-antitoxin system VapC family toxin, producing MAQRYLLDTNIVIGYLRKELPDTGMTYVSNIVDKIPNISAISKIEILRFNTTPENYRVLADFVAEAAIYSVSDAIVDITVVLCRKNKIKVPDAIIAATCLVEQMILLTRNTADFKNIPELHIENPWKV